The Candidatus Omnitrophota bacterium genome has a segment encoding these proteins:
- a CDS encoding type II secretion system GspH family protein: protein MKLPIPKLSKKNSGPVLHRNGAGFTLLEALIAMTILAFCATALFASLYLGFNLVNDIRENIIASSIIQQKIEGLRKTFFVSMPVYGESTFADPSLSKLHNPSAKVNIDQYSDANIIRAAVTVTWYSRLNTSKQNTKRVMTLITKNGINSI from the coding sequence ATAAAGTTACCCATACCTAAGCTCTCAAAGAAAAACAGCGGGCCTGTCCTGCACCGTAATGGTGCAGGGTTCACCCTGCTGGAAGCCCTTATAGCAATGACAATACTTGCTTTCTGCGCGACGGCTCTCTTCGCATCGCTTTATTTGGGTTTTAATCTTGTTAATGATATCCGCGAAAACATAATCGCGTCCTCAATAATCCAGCAAAAGATAGAAGGCCTAAGAAAGACCTTTTTTGTGAGCATGCCTGTATACGGCGAAAGCACGTTTGCGGACCCGTCTTTATCCAAGCTTCACAATCCCTCAGCGAAAGTGAATATCGATCAATATTCGGATGCCAATATAATAAGGGCCGCGGTAACAGTGACATGGTATTCCCGTTTAAATACAAGCAAACAAAATACAAAGAGAG